In a genomic window of Helianthus annuus cultivar XRQ/B chromosome 10, HanXRQr2.0-SUNRISE, whole genome shotgun sequence:
- the LOC110885003 gene encoding high mobility group B protein 1-like translates to MKGAKGKGAAKKDSLKPVDDKKVGKRKAPAKAVGKSKAKAGKAAKDPNKPKRPPSAFFVFLEEFRKTFKKENPNVKAVSAVGKAGGEKWKSLSAAEKAPYEAKAAKRKTDYEKLMTAYNKKQESAADEDEESEKSKSEVDEESGQEGGDDEEDDEDDDDEDDD, encoded by the exons ATGAAGGGTGCCAAGGGTAAAGGAGCTGCAAAGAAGGACAGCTTGAAGCCTGTTGATGACAA AAAGGTAGGGAAGAGAAAGGCACCTGCTAAGGCTGTCGGCAAAAGCAAGGCTAAGGCGGGTAAAGCAGCAAAAGATCCTAACAAGCCAAAGAGACCTCCAAGTGCTTTCTTCGTCTTCCT TGAGGAGTTTAGGAAGACATTCAAGAAAGAGAATCCAAATGTGAAAGCTGTTTCCGCT GTTGGGAAAGCTGGTGGAGAGAAGTGGAAATCTTTGAGTGCAGCT GAGAAAGCACCATATGAAGCAAAAGCTGCAAAAAGGAAGACCGATTATGAGAAACTAATGACTGCTTACAACAAGAAACAG GAGAGCGCTGCTGACGAGGATGAAGAATCTGAAAAATCCAAGTCTGAGGTAGATGAGGAAAGCGGCCAG GAAGGGGGCGATGATGAAGAAGacgatgaggatgatgatgacgAGGATGATGATTGA